In the Bacteroidota bacterium genome, one interval contains:
- a CDS encoding RNA polymerase sigma factor: MSAKNDIKNSFRNFLNSEYYKLINYVNSRFSNNYFSADAEDIVQDVAINIYSKLDINAPIENLAAYFYRAIRNKIIDYQRKPNVNTSIENFIDERDENSLLRKLVDSSDEDEPISQNPDLQKKLIIAIDKLKPEEKTIIYEVEFEGKSFEELSIMWEVPIGTLLSRKHRALGKLQKIMKMENEA; encoded by the coding sequence ATGAGTGCTAAAAACGACATAAAAAATAGTTTTAGGAATTTCCTTAACAGTGAATACTATAAGCTTATTAATTATGTGAATAGTAGATTTAGCAATAATTACTTTAGTGCTGATGCCGAAGATATTGTTCAGGATGTTGCTATAAATATTTATTCTAAACTCGACATTAATGCACCAATTGAAAATCTTGCAGCTTATTTTTATAGGGCAATTAGAAATAAAATTATCGATTATCAGCGAAAACCAAATGTAAATACTTCAATCGAAAATTTTATCGACGAAAGAGATGAGAATTCTTTGTTGAGAAAGCTTGTTGATAGTTCTGACGAGGACGAACCAATAAGCCAAAATCCGGATTTACAGAAAAAATTGATTATTGCTATCGACAAATTGAAACCGGAAGAAAAGACAATTATCTATGAAGTGGAGTTTGAAGGAAAATCATTCGAGGAATTATCGATAATGTGGGAAGTACCAATCGGCACTTTGCTTTCGCGAAAGCACAGGGCTTTGGGGAAATTGCAAAAAATTATGAAAATGGAGAACGAAGCCTGA
- a CDS encoding site-specific DNA-methyltransferase has translation MTELISIKEASLWASKHLNKNVTTSNISYLIQYGKVKKYADNRTTTVNKYDLLNYYKSFNGQRETDWREKLGDDLNWALSFDNLKEKDTTKHIHRLHPYKGKFIPQLVEYFIDNHTDNFKKEIYFNKGDIILDPFSGSGTTMVQACELGMHAIGIDISAFNSLIANVKVSEVDYKDLNNEIEQITEALKGFISQNNNAQFENELLEELNIFNKTYFPSPEFKIKVNKKEIIERDYAQKKESEFSLTFNKLQEKYNLNLKQNRTSNFLEKWYLKPVKEEIDFTFNELKKVKNHTTKKIITIILSRTIRSCRATTHADLATLKEPVTKTYYCRKHGKICKPLFSILSWWERYSKDTVKRLYEFENLRTNTNQVCLQGDARNIDIFSELKTKNSEFAQLVNNQKIKGIFSSPPYVGLIDYHEQHAYAYDLFGFKRNDELEIGPLYKGQGQEARNSYIEGIAQVLNNSKKYLQDNYDIFLVANDKYNMYSIIAEKSGMKIVNQYKRPVLNRTEKNKSAYAEIIFHLKAK, from the coding sequence ATGACAGAGCTAATATCCATAAAAGAAGCAAGCTTATGGGCAAGTAAACATCTAAATAAAAATGTTACAACTTCGAATATTTCATATTTAATACAATACGGCAAAGTAAAAAAATATGCAGACAATAGAACAACTACTGTTAATAAATATGATTTATTAAATTATTACAAAAGTTTTAATGGCCAAAGAGAAACCGACTGGCGAGAAAAACTTGGTGATGATTTAAACTGGGCTTTGTCTTTCGATAATTTAAAAGAAAAGGACACGACAAAACATATTCATAGATTACATCCATATAAAGGGAAATTTATACCTCAACTTGTTGAATATTTTATTGACAATCATACTGATAATTTCAAAAAAGAAATATATTTTAATAAAGGAGATATTATTCTTGACCCATTTTCTGGAAGTGGAACCACAATGGTGCAAGCCTGTGAGTTAGGTATGCACGCAATAGGTATTGATATTTCAGCATTCAATTCACTCATTGCAAATGTTAAAGTTAGTGAAGTTGATTATAAAGATTTGAATAATGAAATAGAACAAATAACTGAGGCTTTAAAAGGCTTTATTTCTCAAAATAATAATGCACAATTTGAAAATGAATTACTCGAAGAATTAAATATCTTCAATAAAACTTATTTTCCTTCACCTGAATTTAAAATAAAAGTTAATAAGAAAGAAATAATAGAAAGAGATTATGCACAAAAAAAAGAAAGTGAATTTTCACTAACTTTCAACAAACTTCAAGAAAAATATAATCTGAATTTAAAACAAAACCGGACTAGTAATTTTCTTGAAAAATGGTATCTCAAACCCGTAAAAGAGGAAATAGATTTTACATTTAATGAACTCAAAAAGGTTAAAAATCATACTACAAAAAAGATAATAACAATAATATTGAGTAGAACAATTAGGTCTTGCAGAGCAACAACCCACGCCGATTTAGCGACACTCAAAGAACCTGTAACAAAAACATATTATTGTAGAAAACACGGGAAAATATGTAAACCCTTGTTTTCAATACTTTCTTGGTGGGAAAGATATAGTAAGGATACTGTGAAGCGACTTTATGAATTTGAAAACTTGCGAACAAATACAAATCAAGTCTGCTTGCAAGGTGATGCAAGAAATATTGATATTTTTTCAGAACTTAAAACTAAAAATTCTGAATTTGCTCAATTGGTAAATAATCAAAAAATAAAAGGTATTTTTTCAAGTCCACCCTACGTTGGTTTGATTGACTATCACGAACAACACGCCTACGCCTACGATTTGTTTGGTTTCAAAAGAAATGATGAATTAGAAATCGGACCTCTATATAAAGGTCAAGGACAAGAAGCAAGAAATTCGTACATTGAAGGAATTGCACAAGTATTAAATAATTCAAAAAAATATTTACAAGATAATTACGATATTTTTCTTGTAGCAAATGACAAATATAATATGTATTCAATTATTGCAGAAAAATCTGGAATGAAAATAGTAAACCAATATAAAAGACCCGTTTTAAATAGAACAGAAAAAAATAAATCAGCATATGCTGAAATAATATTTCATTTAAAAGCAAAATAG
- a CDS encoding TdeIII family type II restriction endonuclease, giving the protein MPLSIEQIKSVEDTIRNSLRNRFNTYNPEPAVMPFHTRLLGKDRLALYSFIHSLNTNFGTTIFEPVAASLASSRFKVVKLQMKSGSQISEKAQYEIQKIMDELTAANQKPDKNKEIEIIRKVCQKGEMRTVKPTRVDIYLESEDDEIYLFDIKTAKPNKGGFKEFKRTLLEWTATVLSENANAKINTLIAIPYNPYEPKPYSRWTMAGMLDLEEELKVAEEFWDFLGGKGAYVDLLGCFERVGVEMRQEIDTYFARFNR; this is encoded by the coding sequence ATGCCATTATCAATAGAACAAATAAAATCAGTTGAAGACACCATCAGAAATAGTCTGAGAAACAGATTCAACACCTATAATCCTGAACCAGCAGTAATGCCATTTCATACAAGATTGTTAGGTAAAGATAGACTTGCACTATATTCTTTTATTCATTCGTTGAATACAAATTTTGGAACTACAATATTTGAACCTGTTGCAGCTTCTTTGGCTTCAAGCAGATTTAAAGTTGTAAAACTTCAAATGAAATCTGGATCTCAAATAAGTGAAAAAGCGCAATATGAAATTCAGAAAATTATGGATGAATTAACCGCAGCTAATCAAAAACCCGATAAGAATAAGGAAATAGAAATTATCCGTAAAGTATGTCAAAAAGGCGAAATGCGAACCGTAAAACCTACAAGAGTTGATATTTATCTTGAAAGTGAAGATGATGAAATATACTTGTTCGATATTAAAACAGCAAAACCAAACAAAGGTGGATTTAAAGAATTTAAAAGAACTCTTTTAGAGTGGACTGCAACTGTTTTATCAGAAAATGCAAATGCAAAAATAAATACGCTAATAGCTATTCCATATAATCCATATGAACCAAAACCTTATAGTCGTTGGACAATGGCTGGCATGCTAGATTTGGAGGAAGAACTTAAAGTTGCTGAAGAATTTTGGGACTTCCTTGGAGGTAAAGGGGCATACGTTGATTTACTTGGTTGTTTTGAACGAGTTGGAGTAGAAATGAGACAAGAAATTGATACCTATTTTGCTCGATTTAATAGATAA
- a CDS encoding gamma carbonic anhydrase family protein: MALIRAVRGFTPKFGKNCFFAENATIIGDVEMGDDCSVWYGAVLRGDVNSIRIGNKVNIQDGTVLHTLYQKSTVNIGNNVSVGHNVTIHGATVKDNVLIGIGVTILDHAIIGENSIIAANSLVLSNTIVEPGSIYAGVPAKRIKSVDPGQTKEMIEKIANNYLFYADWYKE, from the coding sequence ATGGCATTAATAAGAGCGGTTCGGGGTTTTACACCTAAGTTTGGAAAAAATTGTTTTTTTGCTGAAAATGCAACAATTATTGGCGATGTAGAAATGGGGGATGATTGCTCTGTTTGGTACGGTGCAGTTTTGCGTGGAGACGTAAATTCTATTCGTATTGGAAATAAAGTTAATATACAAGATGGCACGGTTTTGCATACTCTATATCAAAAATCAACTGTTAATATTGGCAACAATGTATCTGTAGGCCATAATGTTACAATTCACGGAGCTACCGTCAAAGACAATGTTCTAATAGGAATTGGCGTAACAATTTTAGATCATGCAATTATTGGAGAAAACTCTATTATTGCAGCAAATTCACTAGTATTATCAAATACCATTGTTGAGCCCGGTAGCATTTATGCCGGTGTTCCTGCAAAAAGAATAAAATCAGTCGATCCGGGGCAAACAAAAGAAATGATTGAAAAAATTGCAAACAATTATCTTTTTTACGCTGACTGGTATAAAGAGTGA
- a CDS encoding EamA family transporter produces the protein MESTKSHIAVFSANLIYGVNYTIAKGIMPDYIQPFGLTMLRVFGAIFLFWTLSFFYKNEKIEKKDFFRLALCGLFGVAINQLMFLKGLDYTNPIDASIIMTVNPILVLIIASFLINEKITFLKILGIIVGAAGALTLILFSGKASFSSNTFLGNLMMLVNASSYAVYLVIAKPLMLKYKPITVIKWVFLFGSFVIIPVGFKEFGEIVWTEIPINIYLSILYLIVFTTFFAYLLNIYGLKILNSSTVSIYIYSQPILAAIVAIILGKDSLDFIKILSTILVFIGVFLVSKQQK, from the coding sequence ATCGAAAGCACAAAATCACATATAGCAGTTTTTTCAGCAAACCTCATTTACGGCGTCAATTACACAATTGCAAAGGGCATAATGCCAGACTATATCCAACCATTCGGGCTAACTATGCTAAGGGTTTTTGGAGCAATTTTTCTGTTTTGGACTTTAAGTTTTTTTTATAAAAATGAGAAAATTGAGAAGAAAGATTTTTTTCGTTTAGCACTTTGCGGACTTTTTGGTGTGGCAATAAATCAACTAATGTTTCTGAAAGGATTAGATTATACAAATCCTATAGACGCATCAATTATAATGACTGTAAATCCAATATTAGTGTTGATTATTGCAAGTTTTCTGATTAATGAAAAAATTACATTCCTCAAAATCTTAGGAATTATTGTTGGTGCTGCCGGTGCATTAACTCTAATTTTATTCAGCGGCAAAGCAAGTTTTAGCTCTAATACATTTTTGGGCAATTTGATGATGTTGGTAAATGCTTCATCTTATGCAGTTTATCTTGTCATTGCAAAACCTTTGATGCTGAAATATAAACCGATTACTGTGATTAAATGGGTTTTTCTATTTGGTTCGTTTGTGATTATTCCGGTTGGATTTAAAGAATTTGGAGAAATAGTTTGGACAGAAATCCCTATAAATATTTATTTATCAATTTTATACCTAATAGTTTTTACTACTTTTTTCGCTTACTTGTTAAATATTTATGGTCTGAAGATTTTAAATTCCTCAACTGTAAGCATTTACATTTATTCACAGCCAATTTTAGCTGCAATTGTTGCAATTATTTTAGGCAAAGACTCTCTTGATTTTATAAAGATTTTGTCAACCATTTTAGTTTTTATAGGGGTTTTTCTCGTGAGTAAGCAACAGAAATGA
- a CDS encoding ABC transporter ATP-binding protein — MIKLENISKVFSTYEIETIALNKVSFKVDESEFLAIMGPSGCGKSTLLNIIGLLDNPDSGNYSFLRQEVSTLSEKRQALLRKENIGFVFQNFNLIDELTVFENVELPLIYLKQKSSVRKKKVMEILEKMKIIHRRNHFPIQLSGGQQQRVAVARAIVTQPKLILADEPTGNLDSSHGEELMNILSDLNKNGSTIIIVTHSQRDADYCQRIIRLFDGKIIHENVVQNQ, encoded by the coding sequence ATGATAAAGTTAGAAAATATAAGCAAGGTCTTCAGTACATATGAGATTGAAACTATTGCATTAAATAAAGTTTCATTTAAAGTAGATGAAAGTGAGTTTTTGGCAATTATGGGACCATCTGGCTGTGGAAAATCAACATTATTGAACATAATAGGATTGTTAGACAATCCGGATTCAGGCAATTATTCATTTTTAAGACAAGAAGTTTCTACATTATCGGAAAAAAGGCAAGCTCTTTTAAGAAAAGAGAATATTGGGTTTGTTTTTCAAAATTTCAATTTAATTGACGAACTAACAGTTTTTGAAAATGTTGAGCTACCATTGATTTATCTAAAACAAAAATCTTCGGTTCGCAAAAAGAAAGTGATGGAAATTCTCGAAAAGATGAAAATAATTCACAGAAGAAATCATTTCCCAATTCAGCTCTCAGGCGGACAACAACAGCGTGTAGCTGTGGCAAGAGCAATTGTTACTCAGCCAAAATTGATTTTAGCCGATGAGCCAACCGGAAATTTAGATTCATCGCATGGTGAGGAGCTTATGAATATTTTGTCAGATTTGAATAAAAACGGTTCTACAATAATAATTGTAACTCACTCGCAGCGCGATGCCGACTATTGTCAGAGAATTATAAGACTTTTCGATGGGAAAATAATTCATGAAAATGTTGTTCAAAACCAATAG
- a CDS encoding biotin--[acetyl-CoA-carboxylase] ligase, producing MKKDIFTKNLIFLSSVDSTNKAAQEILENENRNENFVIVSNYQTAGRGQGRNHWESENGKNIIFSLLVFPDFLKAENQFYLLKAVSLGLVDYLSKIVKNIKIKWTNDIYVEDKKIAGILIENSIQTDYLSHSIIGVGLNLNQHKFHSNAPNPTSLNILTDKEFDINIEIEKLLESLSYRYFQLKCKEFSKLDDDYFKYLYLKNQVRKYKSDSGIIEAKIVRVNKLGQLLLQNNDGISEFNYGEIEFLL from the coding sequence ATGAAGAAAGATATTTTTACAAAAAATCTGATTTTCCTATCGAGTGTAGATTCTACCAATAAAGCTGCCCAAGAAATATTAGAAAATGAAAATAGAAATGAAAATTTTGTCATAGTCTCAAACTATCAGACGGCTGGAAGAGGGCAGGGGAGGAATCATTGGGAAAGCGAAAATGGCAAAAACATAATTTTTAGTTTACTTGTTTTTCCCGATTTCCTCAAAGCTGAAAATCAGTTTTATTTGTTGAAAGCAGTTTCGCTTGGGCTGGTTGATTATCTATCAAAAATTGTAAAAAATATAAAAATTAAATGGACAAACGACATTTATGTTGAGGACAAAAAAATTGCCGGCATTTTAATCGAAAATTCAATACAAACAGATTATTTGAGTCATTCTATTATTGGAGTCGGGTTAAATTTAAATCAGCATAAATTCCATAGCAATGCTCCAAATCCTACTTCCTTAAATATTTTGACCGATAAAGAATTTGATATTAATATAGAAATTGAGAAACTATTAGAATCCCTTTCGTATAGATATTTTCAACTTAAGTGCAAAGAGTTTTCAAAATTAGACGATGATTATTTTAAATATTTGTATTTGAAAAATCAAGTTCGAAAATATAAATCTGATTCGGGAATCATTGAGGCTAAAATAGTTAGAGTGAATAAGTTGGGACAGCTTCTCTTGCAAAATAATGATGGTATTTCTGAGTTTAATTATGGCGAAATTGAGTTTCTCTTATGA